Genomic window (Thiosulfatimonas sediminis):
TGGCGGTTTAATTGCCTCGGTAGCGATGGTGGGCTGGTTCACTAATGCAACGATCGATGGCAAAAAACTCTCTGAGCATAATTTTGCACAAGTGCACGCCGATCAAACGAATATTGACCTGTTGGATTTAAATCAACTTGAGGCCACGGGGGCTGGGAATGGCAACGAGAATGAGTGTCAGAGTGACAACATAGAGTGCTTGCTACAAACTGTTCTGGTCAAGCTTTTTTGGACACTTGGTTTTTACAATTTTCATACTCAATCGGCGTCAAATCACCGTTCGCAGTATGAAGCCTTTTTAAGTTGTAGTAACGCATGTAATCTGCTACGTCTTTTTTCATGCTCTCGCGTGTTGGATGATAGGCTTTAAACAGCCAGTCATGTTTTAAGCTGCCAAAAAATCGTTCAACAACGGCATTATCCCAACAGGCTCCGACATCGCCCATAGAGGCTGTCATATTTTGCTTAGCCAGTAGTGTGGCAAACCGTTTGCTAGTGTACTGAGAACCACGATCACTGTGAAAAATCACGCCTTTGGGATGCCCTCGTAGCCAATACGCTTGCTGTAAGGATTGCATGACGAGTTCGACCGTCATTCGTTCACTCACGGCCCAACCGATAATGCGGCGAGAATACAGGTCCATTACGACACTCAAATACAGCCAACCTTCAGGTGTTTTCAAGTAGGTAATATCGCCTGCCCAAACTTGATTCATCGCGCTTGGATTGAACTTCATCTTAACCAAGTTATCCGCCACTCGATGTGTCAGGTTACGCTTAGTCGTTATTTTATAAGCTCGACGCTGTTTGACGACTAATCCCAGTGTTTTCATGAGCCGACGTGCTTTCTCTCGGCTGACGAGAAACCCAGCCTTACGAAGGGCTTTGGCGAGTTCACGAGAGCCCAAACTGTCACGGCTCTCTTTGAAGAGCTGTTTGGCTGTACGATAGAGTTCAAGTTGTTCTGTCTTGATTGCCTTTTTAGGTCGTTTTTTCCATGCGTAATAGCCTGAACGACTGAGTTTCAACACTTGGCTCACAGGCTTAACTGGCAAGCCCTCCTGAATCAATTCATCCATGAATGAAAACGTTATCGGATGTCTTGCGCCAGAAGGGCTGAAGCTTTTTTTAAGATCTCTTTTTCGAGTTTTAAGCGCTTGTTTTCAGCGCGCAACTGTTTCAACTCAGCGCGTTCATCCTGACTCAGTGCTGACCCATTGGCTTGGGCTTCAAACTTCTCTTTCCACTTGTAAATCAAATTCGTTCTGACACCTAAGGATTCAGCCGCCTCTGCCACACTGTAACCTTGATCCGTTACCAACGCGACGGCTTCTTTTTTAAACTCATCGGTGTAAGTTTTATAAGTTCTCTTTTGACTCATGATCACTCCTAGTTCGACAACATCTATTGTCTCTTATAAAAGTGTCCACTGCTATTAGACCAGTTCAAACATTAGATAAACGCCAAGCTGCCTTTATGCGCGATAAAAACCCAAACTGATTACGCTGCTGGCCTCATTAATTTCAAGCCAAAGATCTCGCTTAAAAATCAAAAAGCCAGCATATTGCTGCCTTTTTTCGCGGACAAAACCACACAATTCGTTTGCAGGTTTTTCAGCACGGTTTGGAAATTTTAAATCAGACTTGCTTCAGTCTGACTAAAATCAACTAAAACAATCACAGAATTTATATACCTGAATCTTGTTTTCATATGAATGGGAATTAATGCGAATAAACTTCTAATACACAAAAGACATTGTGTGAAATTGACAAAAACAATTAAGAAAGTGTAGGTATTCTGCAGTCCTTTTATTTACTATCCACTTAAATAGAAATAGCCGACCGAGATATCTTCGAGAGCATGGAAAATGCTCCACAGGGTTTAAATCAAATATTTAGAGTACGACAATTTTCTCGGCTTGCGGACCACTCAATCCTGGTTTAATCAAAAACTCTACCCGCTGCCCCTGCTCTAAGGTTTTAAATCCAGAACAGACAATCGCATTCAAGTGAGCATAAACATCTGGTCCTGACTCTTGCTCAATCACCCCAAAGCCTTTTGCTCTACAGAACCACTTTACTGTGCCTGTTATTTTATTAGACATTTTTGTCCTTAAATTGCTCATTAACTTAAATTGCAACCAATACTAGCCGTCAAAACAACGCGCGAATTATACATTCAATACCCAAAAACCACTGAAACTGTCCATTTAAAACTTAATCTGCATTAATCAAACATGCCCTGCTTAATCGACCTAACGGCAACCAAACCATGCTTACTAAGTTTCGTTCAACGCTTTTAAAAGCTAAAAAACAACAAAAGCCAGCAAAACGCTGGCTTTTCTCATTTGCCGAAATTGAACAGACTAGGCCTATTTAATTCCACAACAATCATCGTCGCATGACGAAACCATTTTTTTAGAAAAATTATTTGCCCTTCACGGCGCAAATTTTCAAACGCGACGACTCTGTTGAATCGCAAATTAAAGTACTACGATGTTTTCAGCTTGAGGCCCTTTTGGCCCCTGCGTAACCACGAATTCAACCGCTTGTCCTTCATTCAAGGTTTTAAAACCATCACTGACAATTGCGCTGAAATGTGCGAAAACATCTGGTCCAGACTGTTGTTCAATAAATCCGAAACCTTTTGTTTCATTGAACCACTTAACGGTCCCTTTAACTGTATTAGACATATATAATCCTAAAATTTTGAAAAAAATTTTGCCTGCAATAGGCATGACGTGCTTAGAGATAAAAAACTGGCGGAACTTAAATACTGCAGGACGAGGTGTTACTAAACATAAAACAGCGAAATGAAGGAAGTAAATCTTGAAGGATTTTTCTAGCGTCTTTGAGTGTACGGAGAAATCACACCTATTGCAAGAAATAATTTCGTTTTCTCTTCTTTCTGTTTCCTGCAGAAAACGCCAACATTGCAAATAATCATTTTAGCTAAATCCAATACATTTTGACAGCACTCTCGATAAAACCGTCAAAAATCGGGCGTTATTAAGCGTAATGCAGAGTTATTATGCATTTTTACGTAAAATGCACTGCACATTTTGTCAAACAGATGGTTCATTCCGCGATGGCTAAGTGCATCATCCGCTGCCCATTCTCTTTTAAATACCGTTTGGCTTGCGGAGTTTGCGGATAATGCCGATGTACTAATGACCAAAAATCGGTGGAATGATTGGGGTGAACCAGATGGGCAAGTTCATGGACAATGACATAATCCACCACCCAAGAAGGCGCTTGTAATAATTTCCAATTAAATTGCAGTAGGCCACGTTGATGGTAACAATTGCCCCAACAGGCTTGATAGCTTTTCACCTTAATTTGCTTCGGCTGTAACCGCATCTGCGTGGCGTAGTAAGGAACTTTCTCAGTAAAATACTGTTGCGCTTCGCCGATTAAAACACGCTCCAAAGAGTCCCCAAACTCAAGTTTCGAACGCATTTCTCCCAGCCATGAGAACTCTGTTGCTATAGACGGAATCTGATTAGAGGGTGCCGACTTAAGCTGCTGGCTCACAATAAGATGCTCAAAATCAGCCTGATAGCCTTTCAATAAGGATGCAATTTTTTGCGGCGCAAGGTTCTGCGGACAATAAAAGACCCAATTACCGTTTTGATACTTTAATGCGACTGAGCCACGACGCCGGGTATATTTAATCGCAATTTCAAGAACGCACTGATCTACTTGCAACGCCCAAGTTTGCGGATAGTCATTTAAGGCTCTAATCTTTTTCATCCATTACTCACAGGTTTTTCTGGCAAAATAGAATAATAAATCGTTTATTTTTTCTATTCTTTTGAGTCATTATAATACCCGATGATAGAGCACAAAAATTTCCAGGGCGCGGGAAATGCTGCCGTTGACACCCAGCATTTTCAAGTCATTGCCGAACACGATAGTAACGCCCTAGACCTCTTGGCTGAAGCCACGCCTTTTAGCAAAGCGCAACTCAAAGACTTTGCCCAAAAGGGTGCTATTTGGCTAAATCATGGCGGCAAAAAAGCGGAAGTGATTCGGCGCTTAAAACGCACCTTAAAAAGCCATCAAAAAATTGATTTTTACTACAACCCACGCTTACTTGCACAAGCCCTGCTTTGTGACAATATCCAGGCGCGCTTGGTCGCCGACTATGGCGCTTATTCACTATGGTTTAAACCGCGTGGAATGCTATCGCAAAGTTCCAAATATGGCGACTTTCAAAGCCTACCGCGCTGGGTGGAATTGCGTTCAGCCAACCTCTTTGGAACAGCGCGCCCCTGTTGGCAAATTCACCGGCTAGACCGCGCCACTGAAGGTTTAATGCTGATTGCCCACAATAAAAAAACAGCCGC
Coding sequences:
- a CDS encoding IS3 family transposase (programmed frameshift) codes for the protein MSQKRTYKTYTDEFKKEAVALVTDQGYSVAEAAESLGVRTNLIYKWKEKFEAQANGSALSQDERAELKQLRAENKRLKLEKEILKKASALLAPRHPITFSFMDELIQEGLPVKPVSQVLKLSRSGYYAWKKRPKKAIKTEQLELYRTAKQLFKESRDSLGSRELAKALRKAGFLVSREKARRLMKTLGLVVKQRRAYKITTKRNLTHRVADNLVKMKFNPSAMNQVWAGDITYLKTPEGWLYLSVVMDLYSRRIIGWAVSERMTVELVMQSLQQAYWLRGHPKGVIFHSDRGSQYTSKRFATLLAKQNMTASMGDVGACWDNAVVERFFGSLKHDWLFKAYHPTRESMKKDVADYMRYYNLKRLHTANGDLTPIEYENCKNQVSKKA
- a CDS encoding cold-shock protein, which codes for MSNKITGTVKWFCRAKGFGVIEQESGPDVYAHLNAIVCSGFKTLEQGQRVEFLIKPGLSGPQAEKIVVL
- a CDS encoding cold-shock protein, with the protein product MSNTVKGTVKWFNETKGFGFIEQQSGPDVFAHFSAIVSDGFKTLNEGQAVEFVVTQGPKGPQAENIVVL
- a CDS encoding M48 family metallopeptidase, giving the protein MKKIRALNDYPQTWALQVDQCVLEIAIKYTRRRGSVALKYQNGNWVFYCPQNLAPQKIASLLKGYQADFEHLIVSQQLKSAPSNQIPSIATEFSWLGEMRSKLEFGDSLERVLIGEAQQYFTEKVPYYATQMRLQPKQIKVKSYQACWGNCYHQRGLLQFNWKLLQAPSWVVDYVIVHELAHLVHPNHSTDFWSLVHRHYPQTPQAKRYLKENGQRMMHLAIAE
- a CDS encoding pseudouridine synthase family protein, with protein sequence MIEHKNFQGAGNAAVDTQHFQVIAEHDSNALDLLAEATPFSKAQLKDFAQKGAIWLNHGGKKAEVIRRLKRTLKSHQKIDFYYNPRLLAQALLCDNIQARLVADYGAYSLWFKPRGMLSQSSKYGDFQSLPRWVELRSANLFGTARPCWQIHRLDRATEGLMLIAHNKKTAAQLTQLFEEKRIHKTYLANVWGTPQVPKWSNHQPIDGKSACSHFIWQASAILNQSPISRIQITIETGRTHQIRKHLSADGLPIIGDRLYGDPQTTVDLQLSAYRLQWLCPVDNIERDIQLNERDLTLIEVAER